From Candidatus Amoebophilus asiaticus 5a2, the proteins below share one genomic window:
- a CDS encoding metal ABC transporter ATP-binding protein yields the protein MDNQNDTTPLLAIQHLSVSYAQKPVLWDINLELPRGKVIGIIGPNGAGKSTFIKAIMGLVSIDNGSIKIFGKSLEEVRKQVSYVPQRNSVDWDFPASVFDVVLMGRYAHLKLFQRPRQIDKDIAMQALEQVEMGHLAQRQIGQLSGGQQQRIFLARALAQEADLYFMDEPFVGVDAATEKSIVSLLRQLANQGKSIIVVHHDLQTASQYFDWAVLLNMRLVGIGPIQDVLTTELLQATYGGRLTILSEVGDIVEKDEFPAKETY from the coding sequence ATGGATAATCAAAACGATACAACCCCTTTATTAGCCATACAGCACTTATCAGTTTCTTATGCGCAAAAACCTGTGCTGTGGGATATTAATTTAGAATTACCTAGAGGGAAAGTTATTGGTATTATAGGTCCGAATGGTGCGGGAAAATCTACTTTTATTAAGGCTATTATGGGCCTAGTTTCTATTGATAATGGCTCTATTAAAATTTTTGGTAAATCCCTAGAAGAAGTTAGAAAACAGGTGAGCTATGTACCACAACGCAATTCGGTAGATTGGGACTTTCCTGCATCGGTATTTGATGTAGTATTAATGGGAAGATATGCGCATTTAAAGCTATTTCAACGTCCCCGTCAGATTGATAAGGACATAGCTATGCAAGCATTAGAGCAAGTGGAAATGGGACACTTAGCACAGCGCCAAATAGGACAGCTATCAGGTGGTCAGCAACAACGCATATTTTTAGCTCGTGCTCTTGCACAAGAAGCAGACTTATACTTTATGGATGAGCCTTTTGTAGGGGTAGATGCAGCTACGGAAAAATCAATTGTCAGCCTACTACGCCAGTTGGCTAACCAAGGAAAATCTATTATTGTAGTACACCACGACTTACAAACAGCTTCTCAGTATTTTGATTGGGCTGTACTGCTAAATATGCGTTTGGTGGGTATTGGCCCTATACAAGATGTGTTGACGACTGAATTATTACAAGCAACGTATGGAGGTAGATTAACCATTTTAAGTGAGGTAGGAGATATCGTAGAAAAAGATGAATTTCCTGCTAAAGAAACATACTAG
- a CDS encoding metal ABC transporter solute-binding protein, Zn/Mn family, translating to MCQPLLRSNFTACRLGILSIIFFVSVCYKVYAHPPLKIVATTSIVGDAIENIVGDNAQVIKLMGPGVDPHAYKATPKNIQHLSQADIIFYNGMHLEGKMADVLKNLSKRKAVYAASDGIDPSQYLGDPDFEDGLDPHIWFNVALWKQAVKYISKQLQKADAYSAAYYKANTKRYLKQLDKLHETIQKSIQEIPKAQRMLITAHDAFTYFGKAYDIEVRGLQGISTVGECGLRDITNLVELIIQRRIKAIFPENSVPNKPLKAVVEGCRKRGHEVILGQELYSDALGEVGSWEGTYIGMVSTNVKIIVDALK from the coding sequence ATGTGTCAACCACTATTACGTAGCAATTTCACTGCCTGTAGGTTAGGAATATTAAGCATTATTTTTTTTGTAAGTGTTTGCTATAAAGTATATGCTCATCCTCCACTCAAGATAGTGGCCACCACAAGTATTGTGGGAGATGCCATTGAAAATATTGTAGGAGATAATGCACAAGTCATCAAGCTTATGGGGCCTGGTGTAGACCCACATGCTTATAAAGCCACGCCTAAAAATATACAGCACTTAAGCCAAGCAGATATTATTTTTTATAATGGGATGCACTTAGAAGGCAAGATGGCCGATGTATTAAAAAACCTTAGTAAACGCAAAGCAGTTTATGCAGCTAGTGATGGAATTGACCCAAGCCAGTACTTAGGTGATCCAGATTTTGAAGATGGCTTAGACCCTCATATTTGGTTTAATGTAGCACTCTGGAAGCAAGCTGTAAAATATATAAGTAAACAGCTCCAAAAAGCAGACGCTTATTCTGCTGCTTATTATAAAGCTAATACAAAACGCTATCTCAAACAGCTCGATAAACTTCATGAAACTATACAGAAGTCTATTCAAGAAATCCCTAAAGCACAGCGTATGCTTATTACTGCGCATGATGCTTTTACTTACTTTGGGAAAGCTTATGATATAGAGGTAAGAGGTCTCCAAGGGATATCTACAGTAGGGGAATGTGGCCTTAGAGATATCACAAATTTGGTAGAATTGATTATACAAAGGAGAATTAAGGCTATATTTCCTGAAAACTCTGTTCCTAACAAGCCACTCAAAGCAGTTGTAGAAGGCTGTAGAAAACGTGGCCATGAAGTTATATTAGGCCAAGAGCTTTATTCGGATGCACTGGGAGAAGTAGGAAGTTGGGAGGGTACCTATATAGGTATGGTTAGTACTAATGTTAAAATTATTGTTGATGCACTTAAATAA
- a CDS encoding metal-dependent transcriptional regulator has translation MQLSHSEENYIKTIYQLSHGGQQLVTTTTLAHALHTSPAAITDMIQRLHQKNLIAYQKYQGVNLAPLGKEHAMQILRRHRLWEVFLVKKLRFAWDEVEKVTEELEHIHSDLLIQRLDDYLGNPSHSPQGEPIPDKNGQIKTQPQMVLSQLEVGNTGIIVAVKDGSAAFLQYLSKKNIYLGAMVKVLEKITFDQSMEISIDGRNNTNVSLKVSDNLLVVYQ, from the coding sequence ATGCAACTCAGTCATTCAGAAGAAAATTATATTAAAACGATTTACCAGCTTTCTCATGGAGGACAGCAGCTAGTAACAACTACGACTTTAGCACATGCCTTACATACTAGCCCCGCAGCAATCACAGACATGATCCAACGGCTACACCAGAAAAACTTAATTGCGTATCAAAAATATCAAGGCGTAAATTTAGCTCCATTGGGGAAAGAGCACGCTATGCAAATACTACGAAGACATAGATTATGGGAAGTATTTTTGGTAAAAAAGCTTAGGTTTGCATGGGACGAGGTAGAAAAGGTAACCGAAGAACTCGAGCATATTCACTCTGATCTTCTGATACAGCGATTAGATGATTATTTAGGTAACCCTTCACACAGTCCACAAGGTGAACCTATTCCAGATAAAAACGGACAAATAAAAACACAACCACAAATGGTGCTCAGCCAACTGGAAGTAGGAAATACGGGTATTATTGTAGCTGTAAAAGATGGATCAGCAGCTTTCTTACAATATCTTAGTAAAAAAAATATTTACCTCGGAGCCATGGTTAAAGTGCTAGAAAAGATTACCTTCGACCAGTCTATGGAGATAAGCATTGATGGAAGAAACAATACCAATGTATCACTTAAGGTAAGCGATAATTTGTTAGTAGTATATCAATAA
- a CDS encoding 2,3,4,5-tetrahydropyridine-2,6-dicarboxylate N-succinyltransferase: protein MTHSTWIQTIENAWKDRTLLKQTDVQTIIRSIIAALDIGEVRIAMPTDEGWQVNEWAKKAILLYFLIQEMEIMEIGQLSFYDKIPLKHSFKELGVRVVPPAVVRYGSCLKPGVILMASYVNIGAYIGESTMIDIGAAVGSCAQLGKNIHLSAGAVIGGVLEPLQAKPVIIEDDVFIGAKCIVVEGVIIGRGAVLGANVTLTASTRILDVTEPGKPKQYRGYVPENSVVIPGSYPKQFPAGEYQVPCALIIGKRNQNTDSKVSLNEVLRSYDLNL, encoded by the coding sequence ATGACTCATTCAACTTGGATACAAACCATAGAAAATGCCTGGAAAGACAGGACATTACTTAAACAGACAGATGTACAAACTATAATACGAAGCATAATAGCTGCATTAGATATAGGTGAAGTCCGTATAGCTATGCCTACTGATGAAGGTTGGCAAGTTAATGAGTGGGCTAAGAAAGCAATTTTACTATACTTTCTTATCCAGGAAATGGAAATAATGGAAATCGGCCAACTATCGTTCTATGATAAAATTCCTTTAAAGCACAGCTTTAAAGAGCTAGGAGTGCGAGTAGTGCCTCCTGCAGTGGTTAGATATGGTAGTTGCTTAAAGCCAGGTGTTATTTTGATGGCTTCTTATGTAAATATTGGTGCTTATATAGGTGAAAGTACCATGATAGATATAGGTGCTGCTGTAGGAAGCTGTGCCCAGTTAGGTAAAAATATTCATTTAAGTGCTGGAGCTGTTATTGGAGGAGTATTGGAGCCACTCCAGGCAAAACCTGTTATTATAGAAGATGATGTGTTTATTGGAGCAAAATGTATTGTTGTAGAGGGAGTAATAATAGGACGTGGGGCTGTATTAGGGGCAAATGTTACTTTAACAGCTAGCACACGTATACTAGATGTAACTGAACCTGGTAAGCCTAAACAGTATCGTGGATATGTTCCTGAAAATTCTGTTGTTATTCCAGGTTCCTATCCTAAACAATTTCCTGCAGGGGAATACCAGGTTCCTTGTGCCCTTATTATTGGAAAGAGGAATCAAAATACAGATTCTAAAGTATCTCTAAATGAAGTACTTAGAAGTTACGACCTAAACCTTTAG
- a CDS encoding sodium:solute symporter family protein: protein MNYFSTDAIIVYAFLFITLAVGLWAGRNVKSIKEYAIANRTYGTGVLTITMLATYLTGSQAIGYAGHVFDNGVFFPFITRVFCGVIICFLFIARYIAPKMYRFAGCLTLAEIMGKLYGPKVRIWIGILGTLYSLIMVTLQIIWLGYIGDFINIPSQWSIFLGGVFLMFYASRGGMKAVAITDILQFVAITILIPLAANVLLHRFDGIRDMFTHVPSENFNFFQHLNINEFLIPFLWYLFPAFPLSFPFMQRMLMAKDTRQIANSHYIATFYLIGFYLLLTFIGLAAIALKTMGDVNIPHQGSKIFIYLVKTYFPVGIKGIVGIGLLAAVMSTADSFLHSAGMLVAHDVIGPLLQTKKTKIDVLKISQYATFSLGLIAFCIALSYQSLPRILYGDIHWGKGINIFRDFVAIVFTIPMIAGIMGLKTDAKSFFISLIATCITFFIGKLFLSDLWFMPVTIIINAVSFFGAHYLQNKGFLTVKRDEILVT, encoded by the coding sequence ATGAATTATTTCAGTACTGATGCCATCATTGTATATGCCTTTTTATTCATAACCTTAGCAGTAGGATTATGGGCAGGAAGAAATGTAAAGTCTATTAAAGAATATGCAATTGCTAATAGGACTTATGGAACAGGGGTACTTACGATAACCATGTTGGCTACTTATCTTACTGGTTCTCAGGCTATAGGTTATGCAGGCCATGTTTTTGATAATGGTGTATTTTTCCCTTTTATTACAAGAGTTTTCTGTGGTGTTATTATATGCTTTTTGTTTATTGCACGTTACATAGCGCCAAAAATGTATCGTTTTGCAGGATGTTTGACATTGGCAGAAATAATGGGGAAACTATATGGTCCTAAAGTACGTATATGGATCGGCATTCTAGGAACTTTATATTCTCTAATCATGGTTACGCTACAAATTATCTGGTTGGGCTATATAGGGGACTTCATTAATATTCCTAGTCAGTGGAGTATTTTCTTAGGAGGAGTTTTTTTAATGTTTTATGCTAGCAGAGGAGGCATGAAAGCTGTAGCTATCACAGATATATTACAATTTGTTGCCATTACTATACTGATACCTTTAGCCGCTAATGTCTTATTGCATAGATTTGATGGAATAAGAGATATGTTTACTCACGTTCCATCCGAAAATTTTAATTTCTTTCAACATCTGAATATAAATGAATTCTTGATTCCTTTTTTATGGTACCTCTTCCCTGCTTTTCCACTTAGCTTCCCATTCATGCAACGTATGCTCATGGCAAAGGACACGCGCCAAATAGCTAATAGCCATTATATAGCTACATTTTATTTAATAGGGTTTTATCTATTACTTACTTTTATTGGTCTAGCAGCTATAGCTTTAAAAACAATGGGAGATGTAAATATTCCACACCAGGGTAGTAAGATATTTATATATTTGGTTAAAACATATTTTCCAGTAGGCATCAAAGGCATAGTAGGTATCGGATTGTTAGCAGCTGTTATGTCTACGGCAGACTCTTTCCTGCATAGTGCAGGTATGCTAGTAGCACATGATGTAATTGGACCTTTACTGCAAACAAAAAAAACTAAAATTGATGTTTTAAAAATAAGTCAATACGCAACATTTTCTCTTGGCTTAATAGCTTTTTGCATAGCATTAAGTTATCAATCATTGCCTCGTATACTGTATGGAGATATACATTGGGGTAAAGGGATAAATATATTTAGGGATTTTGTAGCGATCGTATTTACTATTCCTATGATAGCGGGTATCATGGGCTTAAAAACGGATGCTAAGTCTTTTTTTATTTCGTTAATAGCTACTTGTATTACCTTTTTTATAGGAAAATTATTTTTATCAGATTTATGGTTTATGCCTGTTACCATTATAATTAATGCGGTGAGCTTTTTTGGGGCGCATTATCTACAAAATAAAGGGTTTTTAACTGTAAAAAGAGATGAAATATTAGTAACTTAA
- a CDS encoding HD domain-containing protein, whose protein sequence is MSVQSIEGNNWKQLRYYLDFPRQILNYSQKKVAQYGANYTAFAFFMTFHYMIPFFMRTQVSVESMYAWLLIIKLIGASLCVGLLLKHYWPSNLVSYFPLYWHFTLLYCVPFSFTLVFLINGSGVEWLVNISLGITLLIVLVDWITFLILSILGTTLGLLFYVQFIGALPLLDIYSLYTLSYVFLASLSIGLIFARRKEQSFDLLLLQNQQLSEAQQKNREELIETLKYRQQLLQELKPEEVAIFDEVTTSYMKQAIYRMTDYMRLDVTSVTLDDLQQALVDLYKYKLQTPDQPEILFKKDTNQTVLQADFVKLKQLLLNSISYVQQYNTSHSPIIVAIEDAWLGHEIAHMQNYTRKLEALRITITIEPSVPPTQPLYKIDPAKSSTWVPQHEDEFLLIENARIIDAHYGYIATKSTHTQMYVLPVKLREIRGKVMELIKEPAAAVPEEVNHPLAIQLEQELMERLRDTEVDICVIQKGLDIIKRYHGGVKRKSGEPFFTHPMTVALILLEYSQDQDAILGALLHDTVEDTSLSLTHIRMIFGKTVEFLVAKATNLEDHKRRVSLTDQENLARILNYEDPRAALIKLSDRLHNMRTIQFHSSVAKRKHISQETLDHFVPLARKLGLEKMAAELEQLSNEVVNKK, encoded by the coding sequence ATGTCTGTACAATCTATAGAGGGTAATAATTGGAAGCAGCTCAGATATTACCTAGATTTTCCTCGGCAAATTTTAAACTATTCACAAAAAAAGGTAGCTCAGTATGGTGCCAATTATACTGCGTTTGCTTTTTTTATGACTTTCCATTACATGATACCTTTTTTCATGCGAACACAAGTAAGCGTAGAATCGATGTATGCATGGCTATTGATTATTAAGTTAATCGGTGCTTCGTTATGTGTGGGGCTTCTTTTAAAACATTACTGGCCTAGTAACTTAGTAAGCTACTTTCCTCTTTATTGGCACTTTACCCTATTATATTGTGTGCCTTTTTCTTTCACACTAGTATTTCTAATTAATGGTAGCGGAGTAGAGTGGCTTGTAAATATATCTTTAGGCATTACCTTGCTCATTGTTTTAGTTGATTGGATTACTTTCTTAATACTCTCTATACTAGGCACAACATTAGGACTCTTGTTTTATGTACAATTTATAGGGGCCCTACCTTTACTAGATATATATAGCCTCTATACATTAAGTTATGTGTTCTTAGCTTCTTTGAGCATTGGGCTTATATTTGCTCGCAGGAAAGAACAAAGTTTTGACTTACTGCTGCTACAAAATCAACAGCTTAGCGAGGCTCAACAAAAAAACAGAGAGGAATTAATAGAAACGCTTAAATATAGACAACAACTATTGCAAGAACTTAAACCTGAAGAAGTAGCTATCTTTGACGAAGTAACCACATCTTACATGAAGCAAGCCATCTATCGCATGACTGATTATATGCGGCTAGATGTAACCTCCGTAACCTTAGACGACCTGCAACAAGCATTGGTAGATCTTTATAAATATAAATTACAAACTCCTGATCAGCCTGAGATTTTATTTAAGAAAGACACCAACCAGACTGTTTTACAAGCAGATTTTGTTAAGCTAAAGCAACTATTACTAAATTCGATTAGCTATGTACAACAATATAATACTTCCCATAGTCCCATTATTGTAGCTATAGAAGATGCTTGGCTAGGCCATGAAATAGCTCATATGCAAAACTATACGCGTAAGCTAGAGGCTCTAAGGATAACCATTACAATAGAACCAAGCGTACCTCCTACCCAACCCCTTTATAAAATAGATCCTGCTAAATCTAGTACATGGGTACCTCAGCATGAAGATGAATTTTTACTGATAGAGAATGCACGCATCATTGATGCGCACTACGGCTATATAGCTACTAAGTCAACACATACTCAAATGTATGTATTACCTGTCAAGCTAAGAGAAATTCGTGGTAAGGTTATGGAGCTTATCAAGGAGCCGGCAGCAGCTGTCCCCGAAGAGGTAAATCACCCTTTGGCCATACAGTTAGAGCAAGAACTAATGGAAAGGCTTCGAGATACAGAAGTAGATATCTGTGTTATTCAAAAAGGACTAGATATTATTAAAAGATATCATGGTGGCGTAAAAAGGAAATCAGGAGAGCCTTTTTTTACACATCCTATGACTGTAGCTTTGATTTTACTGGAATATTCACAAGACCAAGATGCCATTTTAGGTGCTTTGCTACACGATACAGTAGAAGATACAAGTTTATCGCTGACACACATCCGGATGATATTTGGAAAAACAGTAGAATTTTTAGTAGCCAAAGCAACGAATTTAGAAGACCATAAACGGCGTGTAAGTTTAACTGATCAAGAAAACTTGGCAAGAATTTTAAACTATGAAGACCCTAGAGCAGCTTTGATTAAATTGTCGGATAGATTGCATAATATGCGTACCATTCAATTTCACTCTTCAGTAGCCAAGCGTAAACATATTTCTCAAGAGACATTAGACCACTTTGTACCCTTGGCCAGAAAGTTAGGTTTAGAAAAGATGGCAGCCGAGTTAGAACAGTTGAGCAATGAAGTAGTAAACAAGAAATAA
- a CDS encoding sodium:solute symporter family protein, producing MNYFNVDAIIVYAFLLLILLLGLWAGKNVKTIKEYAIANRAYGTGILTITMLATFITGSQSIGYIGYIYDDGILPVIPIIFCRAIIGFLFIAHYISPKILYFEGCLTLAEVMGKLYGGMARTWIGFLGVLYCLAFVILQIIWMGYIGELINVPNQWGMLLGGAFLIIYSARGGMKSITITDILQFISITMLVTLAVNVLIHKIGGIDNIFNKVPTNTFKIFQNPNFKNYLVYCLWGAFPSYLVSFPFIQRMLMAKDKRQLAKSQYIGMSYLTIFYMSLTLIGLAAIALKTIGDVNMPKQGSRVFIYLVEAYFPVGIKGIISIGLLAAVMSTADSFLHSAGILIAYDVVQPLLAKKYEVNVLRTSQYATFFLGVISLGVALIYDILPRVQYGTMDLGKGINILRDFVAVVFTIPLLAGIMGLKTDAKSFFVSMIATFIAFFIGRLFLPDLWFMPMVIAVNSITFFATHYIQNKGFVTVKRGTVVLS from the coding sequence ATGAATTACTTTAATGTAGATGCTATAATCGTATATGCTTTTTTGTTGCTGATTTTACTACTAGGTTTATGGGCAGGAAAAAATGTTAAGACTATTAAAGAATATGCAATTGCGAATAGAGCATATGGGACTGGTATATTAACAATAACTATGCTAGCTACCTTTATTACAGGTTCACAATCTATAGGCTATATAGGATATATATATGATGATGGAATTTTGCCTGTAATTCCGATAATTTTTTGCAGGGCTATAATTGGTTTCTTGTTTATTGCACACTATATATCCCCTAAAATTTTATATTTCGAGGGGTGCTTAACATTAGCAGAGGTTATGGGAAAACTATATGGTGGTATGGCCCGGACCTGGATAGGCTTTTTAGGTGTCCTTTATTGCTTGGCTTTTGTTATACTGCAAATTATCTGGATGGGATACATCGGAGAGCTTATTAATGTTCCCAATCAGTGGGGTATGCTATTAGGAGGCGCTTTTTTAATTATCTATTCTGCCAGGGGTGGTATGAAGTCAATAACTATTACCGATATATTACAATTTATCTCTATTACTATGTTAGTAACTTTAGCAGTTAATGTACTAATTCATAAAATAGGAGGTATAGATAATATATTCAATAAAGTTCCAACAAATACTTTTAAAATCTTTCAGAACCCTAACTTCAAGAATTATCTAGTTTATTGTTTATGGGGGGCATTCCCTTCCTATTTAGTCAGCTTCCCATTCATCCAGCGTATGCTCATGGCTAAGGATAAAAGGCAGCTTGCCAAGAGTCAATATATAGGAATGTCTTACTTAACAATCTTCTATATGTCTCTTACTTTGATTGGTTTAGCTGCTATAGCATTGAAAACAATAGGAGATGTCAATATGCCTAAGCAAGGAAGCAGAGTCTTTATATACTTGGTTGAGGCTTATTTTCCTGTGGGTATAAAGGGGATCATTAGTATAGGCTTATTGGCTGCTGTTATGTCTACAGCAGATTCTTTCTTGCATAGTGCAGGTATTTTAATAGCTTATGATGTAGTACAACCTTTATTAGCAAAGAAATATGAGGTTAATGTTTTAAGGACAAGCCAGTACGCAACATTTTTTCTTGGAGTAATATCTTTAGGAGTAGCATTAATTTACGATATACTGCCTCGTGTGCAATATGGAACTATGGATTTAGGAAAAGGAATAAATATACTGAGAGATTTTGTTGCTGTCGTGTTTACCATTCCTCTTTTGGCCGGTATTATGGGCCTTAAAACAGATGCTAAATCGTTTTTTGTTTCTATGATCGCTACTTTTATTGCTTTTTTTATAGGTAGGTTATTTTTGCCTGATTTGTGGTTTATGCCTATGGTTATTGCAGTCAACAGTATCACATTTTTTGCTACTCATTATATTCAGAATAAAGGATTTGTAACTGTAAAACGTGGTACTGTTGTTTTATCTTAA
- the clpB gene encoding ATP-dependent chaperone ClpB, translating into MNLNNYTIKAQEVIQTAVQIAEEHQQLGIEPGHLLQAILRADEQNISFLLKKLQVNRQQLSTKLQAILENYPKASGTQPYITNDTQAILNKAASYLKTFKDEFVAVEHLMLGLVTIQGKIANLLQEVGMAEKPLIQAIQELRGNARVTEPNAEAKYRSLERYSKNLNNLAKAGKIDPVIGRDEEIRRVLQIISRRTKNNPILLGEPGVGKTAIVEGLAQRIVDRDVPESIRSKTIVSLDMGLLVAGAKYKGEFEERLKAVIKEVTDAEGEIILFIDEIHTLIGAGGGEGAMDAANLLKPALARGELHAIGATTLKEYQKYIEKDKALERRFQTVMVDEPSPEDAVSILRGIKDKYELHHGVRIKDDAVIAAVQLSYRYLTDRFLPDKAIDLVDEAAAKLRIEMDSMPSELDELQRKIMQLEIEREAIRRENDKAKETEISKNIAELVENRDILKAKWENEKSVIKNITNQKEKIEQLKLQAEKAEREFDYGKVAEIRYGKLLEAEKKLKTLQDEAEKLKHNTPLLKEEVDQEDIAEVVAKWTGIPVSKMLQSEREKLLHLEQELGKRVAGQEEAIGAIANAVRRSRAGLQDPKRPIGSFIFLGTTGVGKTELAKALAEFLFNDEHAMVRIDMSEYQERHAVSRLIGAPPGYVGYEEGGQLTEAVRRRPYSVVLLDEIEKAHLDVFNILLQVLDDGRLTDNKGRIANFKNTIIIMTTNLGSHIIQENLTGVTDANLDKVTETTKNQVFELLSKTMRPEFLNRIDEIIMFKPLSQNIIKQVVEIQLHQLRAQLKQNGIDLILTDSQLIDYLAKEGYNPQFGARPLKRLLQHSILNELSKALLANIIDRSKPIKVTLSADQQIQFLNVVK; encoded by the coding sequence ATGAATCTAAATAATTACACCATCAAAGCACAAGAAGTCATTCAGACTGCTGTACAAATAGCTGAAGAGCACCAACAATTAGGTATAGAACCAGGCCATTTATTACAAGCTATTCTGCGGGCTGATGAGCAAAATATTAGTTTCTTGCTAAAGAAACTGCAAGTTAACCGGCAACAGTTGTCAACAAAGCTACAAGCAATCCTTGAAAATTATCCTAAAGCTTCAGGTACACAACCTTATATTACTAATGATACCCAGGCCATTCTTAATAAGGCTGCTTCCTACCTTAAAACATTTAAAGATGAGTTTGTCGCAGTAGAACATTTGATGTTAGGCTTAGTTACTATCCAAGGCAAAATAGCTAATTTATTACAAGAAGTAGGTATGGCAGAGAAGCCTTTAATCCAAGCTATTCAAGAATTACGTGGCAATGCTAGGGTAACAGAGCCAAATGCCGAAGCAAAATACAGATCATTGGAGCGATATTCTAAAAATTTAAATAACCTAGCCAAAGCTGGCAAGATAGATCCTGTTATTGGTAGAGATGAAGAAATAAGAAGGGTCTTACAAATCATTTCTAGAAGAACTAAAAACAACCCTATCTTACTAGGCGAGCCTGGAGTTGGTAAAACGGCTATTGTAGAAGGATTGGCTCAGCGTATTGTAGATAGAGATGTACCAGAAAGTATTCGTTCTAAAACCATTGTATCATTAGATATGGGGTTATTAGTAGCCGGCGCTAAATACAAAGGAGAGTTTGAAGAGCGGCTTAAAGCAGTTATTAAGGAAGTAACCGATGCAGAAGGTGAGATTATCCTATTTATAGATGAGATACATACGCTGATTGGTGCTGGTGGTGGCGAGGGAGCTATGGATGCTGCTAACCTACTTAAACCCGCATTAGCTAGAGGGGAACTACATGCAATTGGCGCTACTACCCTTAAAGAATATCAGAAATATATAGAAAAAGATAAAGCATTAGAAAGAAGATTCCAAACAGTAATGGTTGATGAGCCTAGTCCTGAAGATGCTGTCTCTATTCTGCGGGGTATAAAAGATAAGTATGAATTACATCATGGTGTTAGAATTAAGGATGATGCTGTTATAGCAGCTGTACAACTCTCCTACCGCTATTTAACCGATCGCTTTCTCCCTGATAAAGCAATTGATCTTGTAGACGAAGCTGCTGCTAAACTACGTATAGAAATGGATTCCATGCCTTCAGAATTGGATGAATTGCAGCGTAAGATTATGCAGTTAGAGATTGAGCGAGAAGCCATTCGCAGGGAAAATGATAAAGCAAAAGAAACAGAAATCAGCAAAAACATTGCAGAGCTTGTTGAAAACAGGGATATACTAAAAGCTAAATGGGAAAACGAGAAGAGTGTTATCAAGAATATTACTAACCAGAAAGAAAAAATAGAACAACTCAAACTACAAGCGGAAAAAGCTGAACGAGAGTTTGATTATGGTAAAGTGGCAGAGATCAGATATGGTAAACTTTTAGAAGCAGAAAAAAAACTAAAAACGCTGCAAGACGAAGCTGAAAAACTTAAACATAATACTCCATTATTAAAAGAAGAAGTAGATCAAGAAGATATTGCAGAAGTAGTAGCAAAATGGACAGGCATACCTGTATCTAAAATGTTACAGAGCGAGCGAGAAAAACTACTTCACCTAGAACAAGAACTTGGCAAACGAGTAGCAGGCCAAGAAGAAGCTATCGGCGCTATTGCTAATGCTGTACGTAGAAGTAGAGCAGGCTTACAAGATCCTAAGCGTCCTATTGGCTCTTTTATCTTCTTGGGTACTACAGGAGTTGGTAAAACAGAGTTAGCAAAAGCTTTAGCAGAATTCCTCTTTAATGATGAGCATGCTATGGTACGTATTGATATGTCAGAATATCAAGAGAGGCATGCTGTAAGCCGATTGATAGGCGCCCCTCCAGGCTATGTAGGTTATGAAGAAGGAGGACAACTTACAGAAGCAGTACGACGTAGGCCGTATTCAGTTGTATTACTTGATGAAATAGAAAAAGCTCATTTAGATGTATTTAACATCTTATTGCAAGTACTAGATGATGGTAGACTTACAGATAATAAAGGGCGTATAGCTAACTTCAAAAATACTATTATTATCATGACGACCAATCTAGGGTCTCATATCATTCAAGAAAACCTTACAGGTGTTACAGACGCTAATTTAGATAAAGTTACTGAAACAACTAAGAACCAAGTATTTGAACTTCTTAGCAAGACTATGCGTCCGGAGTTTTTAAACAGGATAGATGAAATTATTATGTTTAAGCCTCTTTCTCAAAATATCATCAAGCAAGTAGTAGAAATTCAGCTACATCAGCTTCGAGCGCAGCTTAAACAAAATGGAATTGACTTGATCCTAACAGATTCTCAACTGATAGATTACTTAGCTAAGGAAGGTTATAACCCCCAATTTGGAGCTAGGCCTTTGAAAAGACTATTGCAACACAGTATTCTTAATGAGCTTTCTAAAGCGCTTTTAGCTAATATTATAGATAGATCCAAACCTATAAAAGTAACACTATCAGCCGATCAACAGATTCAATTTTTAAATGTTGTCAAATAG